In Plasmodium sp. gorilla clade G2 genome assembly, chromosome: 5, one genomic interval encodes:
- a CDS encoding phosphatidylinositol 3-kinase, which yields MKIRYDKFCSTKDLNYFFNLKLGFFVSYKNHNDNYSFKNNILQKNETILFFKKKKKFMYVRKKKKRKKKKKKIRIHFLQEYNKYNSNVECNERFNKKLEKNKNQKKNVYNTQHTNQNGRSNEYEYDDINDDSYISYYINKNNFFRISSYLILNNEFFGYPLQYVCESEGRSKNHKHDMNDKCDSHMNDKCDNNMNDKCDNNMNDKCDNNMSDKCDNHMNDKCVNNMSDKCNNQMNDKCDSHMNDKCNNHMNEQSRKKKKLNNLYKTILTKKKKKKMNPNLCIINKTYKYPIKYCQLNSGAFVFFIIKNVGVNKITYYSYCKLFSKDGILNQGIQICKLYHVSKKKKIKQIIFEALKNKIPFSYDINPYNINKKIYKYLKKNCAYHDLIELFNFKQHKQRDKNDNKLNMKKKKLEMIKMKWHYYKKYKNKMETYINYYNNNNNNCYNCYNCSKVNYCNDAIDTYYNNKDYKCGISSENTYIKIFGNKKEEHQIEDTHLNYNNLEDQNFYEELYKCKYIEKYISSINYFLLKKRRKFNKYIQQVLNVNNKNNNKKNNYNNNNNKNNNNYYDDNIFSGGNSNKGEECYIPHIRNNNTNVEFIKKRINNINIKDNIRNNKIYKYFDKNKFKCSKYYSYKNYNVCKNIIEKYKLYNFLKKKKMEGYMILNFLHFNKELIYYNEHKNDMSTLHDNLFDIISNDENGNVNTNANTNVNKNANINVNLNANTNANTNVNTNVNTNANTNVNHNNICNNNYDWFFNSFDYVGNLEESIKCFNEYKKKKKKNLFYKEHIIKNNKKESKLNNLPSFLFNHLKDKKMINTTQRNNIKDEDYHQNFNMINKNFGANADDNFISNFYDNCKLSKSLNTHDEEIYKGEHKKVYIWNKKIIKMEERKYMQMDYKWNSKRDKNKYIIKIYKKNKYIKICKKNKYIKICKKNKYVKICKNTYFKICKNKCDKRDYRKYLYLNKKIKNGSVKKYKSYHESDTLKYNKIIRRNMFAMKEESEKTKKNLKSEKKLNDIFEHISRYTNRISKNINITNKNRYDDYPFDFLSKDKIEYISMLSPTINEIKTLNSILTIPLIKMNEYEKNCIWRFRFHLLNRKETLGKFLKCINWNNKEEKEEAIILLNKWDKPNLDNCIELFNSHLHHYIIKKYIIDIIKNSKKEEVKLYLFQLVQSLRTFNYQHIDNLFINTLIKKCIKSKKLSIYFHWFLLSEAKDKVKGKLYLHIHKLFINKLMTSNIKKNKIILDILKIQNRFRNQLLYLTKIAKNKTDRIQNKTKKLRHFLFYYRTNYGYINIKEFIKNNIFISDNNVYDFLHMCKRKKTKSVSNPIGVYQIGKEMIKCKNSGISKLIDQKNIYGDTKNIYGDNNNIYGDNNNIYGDNNNIYDNDDNHTSDHNNNHMSYNDHLDNLSYEHLNEDRYDNKKNKNIYNKDISNSIYYLDNDLTINYDIENDLYFFQYKKSSNAKLASLDVCNDSNDTINYIDDSKNVKIERNRDNSFFSNFLQFNDNLDFFLNSTYSDEDNNYEILDDSINIVSKQKIKKIKTPLILPIDPNIELLSFLPEQSYVLRSSLYPIVIAFLVRKKIKLYNENYNNLIINNQTFLKNYQKKNNIINNLSYIQSHNETHHNYYNSQFILTLQNAFENTKDFNYHYKFLKCLNNNIFYKNKKIEKIGNIQNIQNIEKIGNIQNIQNIENIQNIENIQNIENIQNNQNIQNIQNNQNIQNIQNNQNNQNIQNIQNIKTNRTTQKFSFSNNSNLDDHVNGNTNNHSINNKEDDYTYNEGIPSYHNNSCLNDNNMSPKKNNKEKKKYNEIYELSIKKYIYKAGDDLRQDHLVIQIIYVIDNIWKRYGLDLKMTLYRVLALSTDDGFIEFVDYAESISSIKKNYKGEIRQYFIDNSTCSTSPLGFDIEILQNFISSCAGYSVITYILGIGDRHLDNLMVTKDGRFFHIDFGYIFGEDPKPFSPPMKLCKEMIEAMGGAHSIGYEQFLKKCCLAYKYLRYHSQLIISLLDAMCDAGLKDMKISPELCVLKVQEKFRLDLNDEAAEIYFLSVINASVKTLFPVVVDKLHEWALNWK from the coding sequence atgaaaataagatATGACAAGTTCTGCAGCACAAAAGACTTAAActacttttttaatttaaagttaggtttttttgtttcttataaaaatcataatgataattattcctttaaaaataatatcttacaaaaaaatgagactatattatttttcaagaaaaaaaaaaaattcatgtatgtcagaaaaaaaaaaaaaaggaaaaaaaaaaaaaaaaaaatccgcATCCATTTCTTacaagaatataataaatataattcaaaTGTAGAATGTAATGAACGAttcaataaaaaattagaaaaaaataaaaaccaaaagaaaaatgtatataatactCAGCATACAAATCAAAATGGAAGATCCAATGAATATGaatatgatgatattaaTGATGATTCTTATATtagttattatataaacaaaaataatttttttagaaTATCGTCTTATTtgatattaaataatgaattttttGGATATCCCCTTCAATATGTATGTGAATCTGAAGGGAGAAGTAAAAACCATAAGCATGATATGAATGACAAATGTGATAGTCATATGAATGACaaatgtgataataatatgaatgacaaatgtgataataatatgaatgacaaatgtgataataatatgagtgACAAATGTGATAATCATATGAATGACAAATGTGTTAATAATATGAGTGACAAATGTAATAATCAAATGAATGACAAATGTGATAGTCATATGAATGACAAATGTAATAATCATATGAATGAACAGAgtaggaaaaagaaaaaacttAATAACCTATATAAAACcatattaacaaaaaaaaaaaaaaaaaaaatgaacccTAATTTATgcattataaataaaacatacaAGTATCCTATAAAATATTGTCAATTAAATTCTGGAGcgtttgtattttttataattaaaaatgtaggtgtcaataaaataacatattattcttattgtaaattattttcaaaagATGGTATTTTAAATCAAGGAATTCAAATATGCAAACTTTATCATGtgagtaaaaaaaaaaaaattaaacaaattatttttgaagccttgaaaaataaaatacctTTTTCATATGATATCAATCcatataatatcaataaaaaaatttacaaatatttaaaaaaaaattgtgcaTATCACGATCTTatagaattatttaattttaagcAGCACAAACAAAGAGATAAAAATGACAACaaattaaatatgaaaaaaaaaaagttggAAATGATCAAAATGAAATGGCActattataagaaatataaaaataaaatggaaacttatataaattattacaataataataataataattgttatAATTGTTATAATTGTAGTAAGGTTAATTATTGTAATGATGCAATtgatacatattataataataaagattatAAGTGTGGAATATCCAGTGAGAATACATATATCAAGATATTTGGAAACAAAAAAGAGGAGCATCAAATAGAAGATACACATctgaattataataatctgGAAGATCAAAACTTTTatgaagaattatataaatgtaaatatattgaaaaatatatatcctctataaattattttttattgaagAAACGtagaaaatttaataaatatatacaacaaGTGTTAAATgttaacaataaaaataataataaaaaaaataattataataataataataataaaaataataataattattatgatgataatatttttagtGGGGGTAACTCTAATAAGGGGGAAGAATGTTATATACCCCATATAaggaataataatacaaatgtggaatttattaagaaaagaataaataacataaatattaaagacaatattagaaataataaaatttacaaatattttgataaaaataaattcaaatgtagtaaatattattcttataaaaattataatgtatgtaaaaatatcatagaaaaatataaactttataattttttaaaaaaaaaaaaaatggaaggATACATGATTTTGAATTTCCttcattttaataaagaattaatatattataatgaacataaaaatgatatgtcTACCTTACatgataatttatttgatataattAGCAATGATGAAAATGGAAATGTCAATACAAATGCCAATACAAATGTCAATAAAAATGCCAATATAAATGTCAATTTAAATGCCAATACAAATGCCAATACAAATGTCAATACAAATGTCAATACAAATGCCAATACAAATGTCAATCATAACaatatttgtaataataattatgattgGTTTTTTAATTCCTTCGATTATGTAGGTAATCTAGAGGAATCCATTAAATGTTTCAatgaatacaaaaaaaaaaaaaaaaaaaatttattttataaggaacatattataaaaaataacaaaaaagaatccaaattaaataatcttccttcttttttatttaatcatttaaaagataaaaaaatgattaaCACAACACagagaaataatataaaagatgagGATTATCATCAGAACTTTAATatgattaataaaaattttggaGCAAATGCAgatgataattttatatcaaatttttatgataattGTAAATTAAGCAAGTCATTAAATACACatgatgaagaaatatataaaggagAACATAAAAAGGTGTATATatggaataaaaaaataataaaaatggagGAACGAAAATATATGCAAATGGATTATAAATGGAATAGTAAAAgggataaaaataaatatataataaaaatatataaaaaaaataaatatataaaaatatgtaaaaaaaataaatatataaaaatttgtaaaaaaaataaatatgtaaaaatatgtaaaaatacatatttcaaaatatgtaaaaataaatgtgacAAAAGAgattatagaaaatatttatatttaaataagaaaatcAAAAATGGATctgtaaaaaaatacaaatcaTATCATGAGAGTGAtactttaaaatataataagattATAAGAAGGAATATGTTTGCTATGAAGGAAGAATCTgaaaaaacgaaaaaaaatttgaaaagtgaaaaaaaattgaacGATATCTTTGAACATATAAGTAGATATACAAATCGTAttagtaaaaatataaatataacaaataagaATAGATATGATGATTATccttttgattttttatCAAAAGATAAAATTGAATATATCTCAATGTTATCTCCAACTATAAATGAAATCAAAACATTAAATAGTATTCTTACTATTCcacttataaaaatgaatgaatATGAAAAGAATTGTATATGGAGATTTAgatttcatttattaaatagaAAAGAAACATTAggaaaatttttaaaatgtattaattggaataataaagaagaaaaagaagaagctattattttattaaataaatggGATAAACCAAATTTAGACAATTGTatagaattatttaattctcatttacatcattatataattaaaaaatatattatagatataataaaaaatagtaaaaaagaagaagtgaaattatatttatttcaattAGTTCAGAGTTTAAGAACATTTAATTATCAACATAtagataatttatttattaatacattaataaaaaaatgtattaaatcCAAAAAactatctatatattttcattggTTTTTATTAAGTGAAGCTAAAGATAAAGTAAAAggtaaattatatttacatatacataaattatttattaataaattaatgacatctaatattaaaaaaaataaaattattcttgatatattaaaaattcaaAACAGATTTCGTAATCAATTATTATATCTCACTAAAATtgctaaaaataaaactgacaggatacaaaataaaacaaaaaaattaagacattttctattttattatagaacaaattatggatatataaatattaaagaatttataaaaaataatatttttatatctgaTAATAATGTCTATGATTTTTTGCATATGtgtaaaaggaaaaaaacaaaatcgGTGAGTAATCCTATTGGGGTTTATCAAATTGGAAAAGAAATgattaaatgtaaaaatagtGGTATATCTAAATTGAtagatcaaaaaaatatatatggtgatacaaaaaatatatatggtgataataataatatatatggtgataataataatatatatggtgataataataatatatatgataatgatgacaATCATACTAgtgatcataataataatcatatgaGTTATAATGATCATCTGGATAATTTATCATATGAACACCTTAATGAAGACagatatgataataaaaagaataaaaatatatataataaagatatatctaattctatttattatttagacAATGATCTTACAATAAATTATGATATAgaaaatgatttatatttttttcaatataaaaaaagttcGAATGCTAAATTAGCAAGTTTAGATGTATGTAATGATTCTAATGATACCATTAATTATATTGATGATTCTAAAAATGTAAAGATAGAACGTAATAGagataattcttttttttcaaattttttacaatttaatgataatttagatttttttttaaattctacATATAgtgatgaagataataattatgaaattTTAGATGATTCTATAAATATTGTTtctaaacaaaaaataaaaaaaattaaaacaccTTTAATATTACCTATAGATCCTAATAttgaattattatctttCTTACCTGAACAATCATATGTATTACGTTCTTCATTATATCCAATAGTTATAGCTTTCTTGGTtcgaaaaaaaattaaattatataatgaaaattataacaatctaataattaataatcaAACATTCCTTAAAAATtatcaaaagaaaaataatataataaacaatttATCCTATATTCAGTCACACAATGAGAcacatcataattattacaaCTCTCAATTTATTTTAACCCTACAAAATGCTTTTGAAAATACAAAAGATtttaattatcattataaatttttgaaatgtctaaataataatatcttttataaaaacaaaaaaattgaaaaaattggaaatattcaaaatattcaaaatattgaaaaaattggaaatattcaaaatattcaaaatattgaaaatattcaaaatattgaaaatattcaaaatattgaaaatattcaaaataatcaaaatattcaaaatattcaaaataatcaaaatattcaaaatattcaaaataatcaaaataatcaaaatattcaaaatattcaaaatataaaaacaaatagaaCAACTCagaaattttctttttcaaataattcCAATCTAGATGACCATGTCAATGGTAATACTAATAACCActctattaataataaagaggATGATTACACATATAATGAAGGCATACCATCATATCATAACAATTCAtgtttaaatgataataatatgtctccaaaaaagaataataaagaaaaaaaaaaatataatgaaatatatgaattgtctataaaaaaatatatctataaagCAGGTGATGATTTAAGACAAGATCATTTagttatacaaataatatatgttattgataatatatggAAACGATATGGTTTGGATTTGAAAATGACATTATATAGAGTATTAGCTTTATCAACAGATGATGGTTTTATAGAATTTGTTGATTATGCTGAATCAATATcatcaattaaaaaaaattataaaggaGAAATCAGACAATATTTTATAGATAATAGTACATGTTCTACTTCACCTTTAGGGTTtgatatagaaatattacaaaattttatatctaGTTGTGCAGGTTATAGtgttattacatatatattaggtATAGGTGATAGACATTTAGATAATTTAATGGTAACAAAAGATGGACGATTTTTTCATATAGACTTTGGATATATATTTGGAGAAGATCCTAAACCTTTCTCACCACCCATGAAATTATGTAAAGAAATGATTGAAGCTATGGGAGGAGCTCATAGTATAGGATATGaacaatttttaaaaaaatgttgtctagcttataaatatttaagatATCATTCACAATTAATTATAAGTTTATTAGATGCTATGTGTGATGCAGGATTAAAAGATATGAAAATCAGTCCAGAGTTATGTGTCCTAAAAGTTCAAGAAAAATTTAGACTTGATCTAAACGATGAAGCAGCagaaatttattttcttagtGTTATCAATGCATCAGTTAAAACTTTATTTCCTGTTGTTGTAGATAAATTACATGAATGGGCACTGAACTGGAAATGA